From the Ralstonia wenshanensis genome, the window AGCGCGTTGCCGCCGTAGCCCGAGCCGAACGACCAGATTTCGCGCGTTTCCGGGAAATGCACGATGTACTTGGTCGGGTTGCACGGCCACGGCACGTCTTTCTCGCCGGCGGCGAGCGGCTTGCCGACGGTGTGCACGCACGGCACGAATTCGCCGTCGGTGCCAAGCACGTCGTACACCGCGCGACCCATGCGGGTCATGATGCGCATGTTCACGGCCACATACGGGCTGTCCGACAGCTCCACGCCGATGTGGGCGATCGGCGAGCCGAGCGGGCCCATCGAGAACGGCACCACGTACAGCGTGCGGCCGCGCATGCTGCCGTCAAACAGGCCGTTCAGCGTCTGGCGCATCTCGGCCGGGGCCGTCCAGTTGTTGGTGGGGCCGGCGTCTTCCTTTTTCTGCGAGCAGATAAAGGTGCGATCTTCCACGCGCGCCACGTCCGACGGGTCGGACAGTGCCAGGTACGAGTTCTTGCGCTTGGCCGGATTGAGCTGCTTCATCGTGCCGGCGGCCACCATTTCGGCGCACAGGCGGTCGTATTCCTCTTGCGAACCATCGCACCAGACGATGCGCTCCGGCTTGGTGAGCGCTGCCACCTCGCCAACCCACGCGATCAGGCGCGGGTGTTTCACGTACTCGGGCACGTTCAATGCAGGCACGCCCTGCATCACGGGTTGATTCATGACCAAAACTCCAATGGAAGTGAGAAAGAAATCGGTGGCGGATCAGCACGGCGGCCGCGCCCAGCGGCGGGTGGGAAAGCGATCGACGGCGCATCAGAAGCGAGCCGGATCAGCGATTTCCAGAGGGAGAGGTGAGGCAGGCGGAGGGACGGTAGCCGTGCTGATTTCACATTCAGTTACAAAGCGGTGCGCTGGCGGAATGTGGGTTTTTCCGAGCAGCGGGGGCCGCGTGCGCTAAAGTGGCGGGACCGAGGTCAACAGACCCTAGAACAAGGACTCGTCACCAGCGGGGCTGCGCAAATTGCGTGCCCGCGGCGGGCAATTCCGAACGTCGACACGGATTGTCGTGCGACGAGGGATGGGAAGAATACCACCGCGAGGGATCGCTGTTTTTTGCTGCGCACCATTGTTCGAAGTGAGATGTCGATGAAGATTGCCGTACTGGACGACTACCAAGACGCTGTTCGCAAGCTGGATTGCTTCAGCCTGATGCAGGACCACGAAGTCAAAGTGTTCAACAACACCGTCAAGGGTGTGGGTCAATTGGCCGCACGCGTGGCGGACGTGGAAGCCATCGTGCTGATCCGGGAGCGCACGCGTGTTACGCGTCAGTTGCTCGACCGCCTGCCCAAACTCAAGATCATCAGCCAGACTGGCCGGGTGTCGCGCGATTCGGGCAGCCATATCGACCTGGATGCCTGTACCGACAAGGGCGTTGTGGTGCTGGAGGGCAAGGGCTCGCCGGTGGCGCCGGCTGAACTGACCTGGGCGCTGGTGATGGCCGCGCAGCGTCGCATTCCGCAATACGTGGCGAGCCTCAAGCACGGCGCGTGGCAGCAGTCGGGGCTGAAATCCACGACGATGCCGCCCAACTTTGGCATCGGCCGTGTCCTGAAGGGCCAGACGCTGGGCATCTTCGGCTACGGCAAGATCGGCCAGCTCGTGGCCGGCTACGGCCGCGCCTTCGGCATGAATGTGCTGGTGTGGGGCCGCGAGGGTTCGCAGGAACGCGCGCGAGCCGACGGCTTTGCTGTGGCGGAATCAAAGGACGCGCTGTTCGAGCAGTCCGATGTGCTGTCCGTCCATCTGCGGCTGAACGACGAAACGCGCGGCATCGTGTCGGTGGCTGATCTCACGCGCATGAAGCCGACCGCCCTTTTCGTCAACACGAGCCGCGCCGAGCTGGTGGAAGAAAACGGCCTGGTGACGTCGCTCAATCGTGGGCGTCCGGGCATGGCTGCCATCGACGTGTTTGAAACGGAACCCATCCTGCAGGGCCACACCCTGCTGCGCATGGAGAACTGCATCTGTACGCCGCACATCGGCTACGTCGAACGCGAAAGCTACGAGATGTACTTCGGCTTTGCGTTCCAGAACATCCTCGATGTGCTCCAGGGCAACGTCGACAGCGTGGTCAACCCGACGGCGCTGGCGCCCGCGCTGATCCGCGCATAACGCCAGTCGTCCTGCCCGTCGTTTCCGTCAATCAAGCCGCGGCGCGCAACTGCGGCTGGTTGGCGCCCGCGCCATCGAAGCGGAAGCTGTCCATCGCCAGCGATCCGTACGTCACCGTATCGACCACGTGCTGAGCCTGGACGCCGCCCGGCGTGGCTTGGCCCGGCTGGCCCATCGCGGCGCCCAGTGCCACGTACAGCGGCATGAGGTGTTCGTCGGTGGGGTGGGCGTGGGCGGCGTTCGGGGCTTGTGCGCGGTAATCGCAGAACCGGGTGAAATCGCCGCTGCGGATGCCATCCGTCATCGTCTCGATCATCCATTCGCGAAAGGCCGTCACCCAAGGCTCAACCGGCACGCCATGCTGCGCCATGCCTGGGCCGCGCATCAGCGCGCGCAGGTTGTGCGTGAAGCTGCCGGAGCCGACGATCAGCACGCCCTCGTCGCGCAGCGGCGCGAGCGTGCGCCCCATCGCCATCTGGCAAGCGGGCGACAGGCCCGGCATCAACGAGACCTGCACCACGGGGATCTTCGCCTCCGGAAACATCAGCATCAGCGGCACCCAGGCGCCGTGGTCCAGCGGCTGGCGCGGGTCCAGCACGGTGGAGGCCTGTTCCTCCAGCCCGGGGACGATGTTGCCGTCGATCAGCGTGCGGATGCGTTCAGCCAGGTCAGGCGCCCCCGGCGGGGCGTATTCCAGGGCGTACAGTTGCGGCGGGAAACCGCCGAAGTCGTGCCAGGCTTCCTGCTGAGCGCGGGCGGTCACAGCCGGCCGGCGCGTCATCCAGTGCGGCGAAACCACAACGATGGCGCGCGGCTTGAGGGCGGCCATTTCTTGCCCGAGCGCCGCCAGCATCTTGCCGACAGGACCCGGATCAGCCGCCAGCATGGGCGACCCATGGGACAGATAAAGCACGGGGAGCATGTCAAATTTCCTGAAGAATATAGTTCCCATTCTGCGCCGACCCGGCACCAGTAACGTGCATGGTTTTGCAGACCGGGGTCAGGAAAATTGAACAAGTGCGCTTACATGCTCAGCAATTCCTCTGCCACGGTTGGGTGCAGGCCGACGGTCGACTGCAGATGCTTGAGCCGGACGCCCACGCGCACGGCCACCGCCAGTGCCTGAATGATCTCCGGCGCAGCGTTGTCGACGATGTGCGCGCCCAGCACGCGTCCGCTGCGGGCATTGCATACCAGCTTGATCAACGATTCCATGCCCGAGCCCGCAAAACGCTGCTCCAGCGAGACGAAGCGGCGGACCACCACGTCGATACGGTCTGCCAAGGCGCGTTTGTCGGTGTCCGGCCCGCGCTTGCCCAGTTCAGGCCAACGCGTGCGGGCGTCGGCTTCGGTCAGGCCCACGCTCGCGATGGCCGGATCGCAAAACACGGCCATCGGCACGGTGTCCATGTCGGGCAGCTTGGTGCCTTTGCCAAATAGGCGTTCGGCCACGTAGCGGCCCTGCGCGGCGGCCACGGGCGTCAATTGCAGGCGGCTGGCGCCGCAGATGTCGCCCACGGCATGGACGCCGCGTGCGCGCGTGCGGAAATGGCGGTCGACCGCAATGCGTCCGTGCGCATCGAGCGTGACGCCGGCCGCGTCCAGGCCAAGGCCCGCGATGTTCGGCGTGCGGCCGATGGCGCTTAACACACGCTGGGCGCGTAGCGCGCGGGGAGCGTCGCTGCCTTCGATGCTCGCGTAGACGGTCACGCCGCCGCCATTCACGGCATCGCGTTCGACGCGGACAACATCGGCGTTCTGGATCAGCTCGACGCCGCAGCCGGCCAGCGACTGCGCGGCGGCCTCGGCCACCGTGGCATCAAATTCAGGCAGCACGCGCGCATCGCGCGTCAGCACGGTGACCCGCACGCCAAAGCGCGCCAGCGTGGACGCCATTTCCACCGCGATGACGCCACCGCCCGCGATGATGAGCGATGCGGGCGGCGTGTCCCAGTCGAACACATCATCGGAGGTGCAGGCCAGCTCCGCGCCGGGTGTGGGAAGCGGCGTGGGGCGGGCGCCGGCAGCCAGCACGATCTGGCGCGCGCGCAGCGTGGTCTTGCCGGACTCGGTTTGCAACCGGACGATGCCACGGCCACGCAGCGAGGCAGTGCCGCTCAACCACTGCACGCCGGCATCGGCCAGGTGGGCGAAATGCGCTTCGTGTAGCCGCGCGACTTCGGCACGCGTGCGGGCGATGGCGTCGGCCCAGGCGTCGGCGGCGCGCGCGGCGCGCAAACACCGCGCCATTGTCTGCGACCAGGCAGCGCCGTAGCCGAGCAGTTTCTTGGGCACGCATCCGCGGTTGACGCAGGTGCCGCCGACTTGCGCACGGTCGATCAGCAGCGTCCGTGCCCCCAGTTGCGCAGATCGGCGCGCAGCCGCGAGCCCGGCTGAACCGGCGCCGATCACGATCAGGTCAAACGCATGTGCAGGGTTGGCGGGCATAAGTGTCCGTCGAAGTGGCAGCGGCCGGACGACCTGAGCGGCACGCCGGCGGGCGCGCCCATGTGGAGCAAGCGGCGCGCCCGCCGCCTGTCTTTGTCTTGGAGGAGGTGGTTACGCAGCCACCGCCGTGGCGAACCCGCGTGGAAGTTCGCGCAGGAAGGTTTCGCCGTCATGACGGCCGAGTGCATAGGCGTCGCGCATGGCGCCAGGGCGGGTGTAATCCCAGCTCGAAATGGGAACCTTGCGCGAAGGTTGCACATAAAACCGGCGCTGCACGCCGCCAGCCACCGGCACATCCATGCGGAAATACGTCGGGCGCGGGTACAGGCGCGTGACGAGCACCAGCGCATCGCCCGGCGTAGCATCCAGCGCGTGCACGGGCACGTTGTCGACCATACCGCCGTCGAGTACCGGCCGCCCCGCGCGCCGCAGCACCGGCGTGAAAGGCGGGGTGGACGCCGATTGCAGCAGCAGGTCCGCCAAGTCCTCGGGGGTGGCGCAATCCTGCGCGCGCACGATTTCCGGCGTGAAGCCGAGGCGCCTGCCCAGCGTCGGGTGCAGCGTCTTGCGAACGTGCTTTTCGATGTTGTAGGCAATCAGCCCTGCCGCCACGGCGGAGCGAGCGCCCAGCCAGCGCGGGATGTGGGCCACGCCGATGCGGATCTCCGGCGCCTGTGCCAGCCGCGCGAAGCGACCCTCGCCGAACACCGTCAGCAGCGCCGTCCTGTACATACCGTAGTGCGGAAACACACGCTCGCCGCGCAGCAGGTTGCCCCAGTGGGCGTTGCGGGTGTTTTGGCGCAGGGCCTCGCCGTAGTAATCCATCAGCTCGGCCGAATTCCATGCATGCAGCATGCACGCCGTCGATGCGCCGGCCGAGATGCCGGCAATCACGCGCGGGGCCAAGCCCAGTTCAGGCTGCACGACATCCCACCAGCCGGCCTGCCACCAGCACCGGTTGCCGCCGCCGGCAAAGACCATCTGATCGAACACGGGCGTGTTCATGCCGAGGCCCCGGTGTGGGCGGCAGCGGCGGCCGCGGGCTCCAGCCGCAGCGACGGCGCGTATTTGAGGGTGTCGATGCACGCATCCAACAGGCGCTCGCGCTTGGTGGCGAGGCTGGAGGCGTCCGGGTAGAACAGGTAATCGCCCATGATGCCGTTGAAAGTGGCATGGAAATGCGCCACGGCCAGCGGGATGTCCAGGTCGGCCGGCAGCTGCCCGCGCCGCGTCGCCTGTTCGATGATGCTCGTCAGGTGGGTCATGCCTTCCTCAAACGATTCCTGTTGGCGCTTGAGGATGGGGCTCGTGTCTTCCACGAACTCGCACTTGTTGAACATGATCTCGAAGACCTTGCGCCAGTGCGCATCTTCCACGAGTTGCCGCAGCAGGAAGTTGCCCACCGTGCGCAGTTCGCCCAACGGATCATCGGCTTCCACCCCGAGCGGGGTGCACATGGTCTCCATGGGCAGCTTCACGCGCTCACACATGGCGGCGAATACGTCGGTTTTGTTACGGAAGTGCCAATAGATGGCGCCGCGCGTCACGCCCGCGGCTTGGGCGATATCCGATAGTGATGTGCGTGCCACGCCGCGCGCATAGAACACGTCTTCCGCCGCGTCCAGGATGCGGTTGCGGGTTTCCAGTGCTTCTTCCTTCGTTCGTCTGACCATGATCTTCCAGAGGAACGCCGTGCCATCTCGGCGGGCGTTCTTTCGATTGGCTTTTGTGCAATGCACAATTCCTGGCAACGCACCATTGCGCTTCGCACAACGCGGCTTGGGGTCCGTTGGCTGACAATGCTTGTCGCAGCGCGGTATCCGCTGCCTGTTCGCTTGATCGCCGTCATTGCTACGAACTCCGGAAACGTGTCAACGGAGTCCCTATTCCAACGGCGTGACTTACATACATACGCGAACGTATCTATAATAGCGCGCACTCCGTCGCTTGCCCATGGCCGTATGCGCCACATCCATCCCGGGCACGTGCGCTGGGGCCGGCTTCGTGTCTGTCGGCAGCCAGGGCGGAGATCGACTGCCGATCGCTCCCGCGTCTTAGCATTCTGGTCCAAGTTGTTGCGAGTTCGTCGCAAAAGCCATATCGCATGCCGCCAGATGCAGCTAGCATCGGACGTTTTCGTTTTGTGTTTTTTGGTTTCGCTGACGGTTTGCCGGCGTCGCACTCGTTTGCGCGGCGTTGCGGCACCCGGCATTCCGCTTATCGCCACATGGGGTCATCTATGACGAACACCCGCCGTTATCACCAACTCGCTGCCGCCGCATTCATGGTGGTGGCACTTGCAGCCTGCGGCAACAAGCAGGCACAAGGGCCGGGCGGCGCCGGCATGCCTCCGACCGAAGTCGGCGTTGTGACCGTGCAGCCGCACTCCGTTGGTCTGACCAGCGAGTTGCCGGGCCGCCTGGAGGCCACGCGTGTGGCGCAGGTGCGAGCACGGGTCGCGGGCATCGTACTCAAGCGCACCTACGCCGAAGGCAGTGACGTGAAGGCCGGCCAACAGTTGTTCCAGATCGATCCGGCGCAGTACAAGGCCTCGCTCGACAGCGCCAAGGCACAGCTTGCGCGTTCGGAAGCCACGCAAACGCAGGCGCAACTGAAGGCTGAGCGCTACAAACCGCTGGTTGCCACCAACGCCATCAGCAAGCAGGACTACGACGACGCAACCGCCGCCGCCAAGCAAGCCACCGCTGACGTGGCCGCCGCCCGCGCCGCCGTGGAAACCGCCAAGCTGAACGTCGGCTACGCCAGCGTGACTTCGCCCATCTCCGGCCGTGCCGGTCTGGCGCAGGTTACCGAAGGCGCGCTCGTGGGCCAGGGTGAGGCGACGCTGCTGACGACCGTGCAGCAGATCGACCCGATCTATCTGACGTTCACGCAGTCGAGCACCGAAGTGCTGCGCCTGCAGCAGGCGCTCAAGGACGGCAAGCTGGCGAAGGCCGGTGGTGACGCAGCCAAGGTCACGCTCGTGACGGATGACGGCCGTGCCTACGCCCAACCGGGCAAGCTGTACTTCTCTGACCTGACGGTGGACCCGGCCACGGGCACGATCACGCTGCGCGCGATTGTTCCGAACGCCGACCGCACGCTGCTGCCGGGCATGTACGTGCGTGCCCGCCTGGAGCAGGCCGTGGACGAGCAGGCGATCACGGTGCCGCAACAAGCCGTGACGCGCAGCCCGGACGGCGCCTCCGTCATGGTTGTCGACGAGAAGGGCATGGCAGCGGTGCGCCAGGTCCAGGCCGACCGCTCGACCGGTACGGAATGGATCGTATCGAGCGGCCTGAAGGCGGGCGACAAGGTGATCGTCGACGGTCTGCAGAAGGTCCATCCGGGCGCACCGGTCAAGGCCGTGCCGTGGCAGCCAATGTCGGCAAGCCAGGGCAAGGGCCCGCAAGGTCAGGGCGGCCAGGGTGGCGGCGCTGCACCCGCACCGGCGGCCAGCGCCTCTGCTGCAAGCACTCCCGCTGCCAGCGCACCGGCAGCCAAGCAGTAAACAAGGAGCCATCGCATGGCAAAGTTTTTTATCGATCGCCCGGTCTTTGCCTGGGTGCTCGCGCTGTTCATCATCCTTGCTGGGGCGATTTCGATCACCCAGCTGCCGATCTCGCAGTACCCGACCATCGCGCCGCCGTCCGTCATCATCACGGCAACGTACCCGGGTGCCAATGCGAAGACGCTGGACGAGTCCGTCACCAGCATCATCGAGCAGGAAATGAACGGTGCGGACGGCCTGCTCTACATGGAGTCGGTCAGCCAGGGCGGTAACGGCCAGGCGCAGATCACCGTGACGTTCAAGGCCGGCACCGATCCGGCGCTGGCGCAGGTGGACGTGCAGAACCGCCTGAAGCGCGTGGAAGCGCGTTTGCCGTCTGCAGTGACGCAGCAGGGCGTGCAGGTCGACAAGGCCCGCTCGAACTTCCTGCTGTTCGCCACGCTGGCATCCACCGACGGCAAGATGGATCCGGTGGCGCTGGGCGACTATATCTCCCGCAACGTGCTGAATGAAATCAAGCGCGTGCCGGGTGTCGGCCAGGCCATCCTGTTCGGTACGGAGCGCGCCATGCGCGTCTGGATCGATCCGGCCAAGCTGGTCGGCTACAAGCTGACGCCCACGGACGTCTACAACGCCATTCGCGCACAGAACGCGCTGGTCTCCGCCGGTACGATCGGTGACTTGCCGTCCGTCTCCGACCAGCCCCTCGCGGCGACGGTCGTGGTGGAAGGCCAGCTTACGACCACCGAGCAGTTCGGCAACATCGTGCTCGTGGCCAAGCCGGACGGTTCGCTGGTGCGCGTGAAGGATGTGGCGCGCCTGGAGCTGGGCGGCCAGACCTACTCGACGTCTGCGCGGATCAACGGCCAGCCGATTTCCGCAATTGGTGTGCAGCTCTCGCCCACCGGTAACGCGCTGGGCACCGCCAAGGCCGTGAAGGCCAAGCTGGAAGAACTCTCGAAGTACTTCCCGGCGGGCGTGGAATACAAGGTGCCGTACGACACCTCGAAGTTCGTCCAGATCTCGATCGAAGAAGTGGTCAAGACACTGTTCGAGGCCATGGTGCTGGTGTTCCTGGTGATGCTGCTGTTCCTGCAGAACATCCGCTACACGCTGGTGCCGTCGATCGTGGTGCCGATCTCGCTGCTGGGCGCGTTTGCCGTGATGAACGCGTTGGGTTTCTCGATCAACGTGCTGACGATGTTCGGCCTCGTGCTGGCGATCGGCATCCTCGTTGACGATGCGATCGTGGTGGTGGAAAACGTCGAGCGGATCATGGCCGAGGAAGGCCTGCCCCCGCGCGAAGCCACCCGCAAGGCCATGGGCCAGATCACGGGCGCCATCATCGGTATTACGCTGGTGCTGATGGCCGTGTTCATCCCGATGGCGTTCTTCTCGGGCTCGGTGGGCGCGATCTATCGCCAGTTCTCGCTGTCGATGGTGTCGTCGATCTTCTTCTCGGCGCTCATGGCGCTGACGCTCACGCCGGCACTGTGCTCAACCCTGCTCAAGCCGATCGAAAAGGGTTCGCACCACGAGAAGAAGGGCTTCTTCGGCTGGTTCAACCGCATGTTCAGCACCACCACGAACCGTTACCAAAGCTTCGTGGAGCGCATGCTAAAGAAGACCTTCCGCTACATGGTCATCTACGTTGCGCTGATCGTTGCGGTGGTGTTCCTGTTCCTGCGCCTGCCGTCTTCGTTCCTGCCGACCGAAGACCAGGGTTACATCGTGACCAACATCCAGTTGCCGCCGGGTGCATCGGCCAACCGCACGCTGGAAGTGATCAAGCAGGTCGAGAACTACTACAAGCATGAAAAAGCGGTCGAGAACATCGTGGCCGTCCAGGGTTTCAGCTTCTCGGGCAACGGGCCGAACGCCGGTATCGTGTTCACCCCGTTCAAGGACTGGAGCGAGCGCAAGGGCAAGGATCAAACCGCTGATGCTGTGGTTGGCCGGGCCTTCGGTGCGCTGTTCGGTGGTATTCGCGATGCGATCGTGTTCCCGCTGAACCCCCCGCCGATTCCGGAACTGGGTAACGCAACGGGCTTCACGTTCCGTCTGCAGGACCGCGCAGGCCTGGGCCACGACGCGCTGATGGCTGCCCGCAATCAGCTGCTGGGGATGGCCGCGAAAAGCAAGATCATCACTGGCATGCGCCCGGAAGGTCTGGAAGATTCGCCGCAGTACCAAGTGGATATCGACCGCGAGAAGGCCAACGCGCTGGGTGTGTCGTTCACCGACATCAACGCCGTGCTGTCGACGGCGCTGGGTTCGGCGTACGCCAACGACTTCCCGAACTACGGTCGTCAGCAGCGTGTGATCGTGCAAGCGGACAAGATCAACCGCATGCAGCCCGAAGACATCATGAACCTGTACGTGCGCAACGCGCAGGGCAACATGGTGCCGATGTCGACGTTCGCGAGGGGCCATTGGATCGTCGGCCCGGTGCAGCTCGTGCGCTACAACGGCTATCCGGCTGTCCGCCTTTCGGGTGCGGCCGCGCCGGGTGCCAGCTCGGGTGACGCCATGGCCGAGATGGAACGTCTGGCTGCCAAGCTGCCGGCGGGTATCGGCTACGAGTGGACGGGCCAGTCGCTGCAGGAAAAGGCCTCGGGCTCGCAGGCGCCGGCGCTGTATGCGCTGTCGCTGCTGGCGGTGTTCCTGGTGCTGGCGGCGCTGTATGAAAGCTGGTCGATCCCGGCGGCGGTGATTCTGGTGGTGCCGCTGGGCGTGCTCGGCGCATTGCTGGGCGTGACGCTGCGCGCGATGCCCGATGACGTGTACTTCAAGGTCGGCCTGATTGCGGTGGTGGGTCTGTCCGCCAAGAACGCGATTCTGATCATCGAGTTCGCGAAGGACTTGCAGGCGCAAGGCAAGGGCCTGATCGAAGCGACGCTCGAGGCCGTGCACCTGCGGTTCCGCCCGATCATCATGACGTCGTTCGCCTTCATCCTGGGCGTGCTGCCGCTGGCGATTGCCACGGGTGCCAGCTCCGCCAGCCAACGCGCCATCGGTACCGGCGTGATGGGCGGGATGATCACCGCGACGGTGCTGGCCGTGGTGCTGGTGCCCGTGTTCTTCGTGGTGGTCCGCCGCATCTTCAAGGGCAGCGAGCGTCAACGCCGCCTGGATGCCGCGCACCGTCCGCTGGACGAGGAAATCTGAACATGCAGAAAACGATGACCTTTCGAACCCCCGCGCTGCTGCCGGCGCTCCTGCTGGCCGCGGGCGTGCTGTCTGGCTGCTCGCTGGCGCCCACCTATGAGCGCCCGGACGCCCCGGTAACGAGCGCGTATCCGCAGGCACCGGCCGGCTATGCCGTGCCGGCAGATTCCGCCAAGCCCGGCGAGAACGCGCCCCGCGCGACCGAGCTGGGCTGGCGCGAGTTCTTCCCCGATGCGCGGCTGCAGAAGCTGATCGGCCTGGCGCTCGAGAACAACCGCGACCTGCGCGTGGCCATGCTCAACGTCGAGGCCGCGCGTGCGCAGTACCGCCTGCAGATCGCCGACCTGCTGCCGCCGGTCAATGCGTCTGCCACGTACACGCGCAGCCATACGCCGCCGTCGATCTCGACCACCGGCGGCGACATCTACACCAAGCAGTACCAGCTTGGCGTGGGCATCAGCAACTATCAGGTGAACCTGTTCAGCGTGGGCGACGTCACGTCGTCTGCGCGTGCAAGTTATCTGGCGACGGACGAGGGCCGGCGTGCCGCGCAGATCAGCCTGATCTCGCAGGTGGCCAAGGCCTACCTGAACGAGCGCGCGTACGCCGAGCAGCTCGAGCTGGCCCAGCAGACCCTGAAGGGCCGCGAGGACTACTACAAGCTGGCCAAGCAGCGCTTTGACGTGGGCGCCTCGTCGGCGCTGGATCTGCGTCAGACCGAGACGCTGGTGGAATCGGTGCGTGTGTCGGTGGCGCAGCTGACGCGCCAGTATGCTCAGGCGACCAACGCCCTTGTGCTGCTGGTGGGCGCCCCGCTGCCGGCCGATCTTCCCGCGCCGACCATGGTGTCGTCGGAGAAGATCGTTGCCGACATTCCGCCGGGTCTGCCGTCGGAGCTGCTGGAGCAGCGCCCTGACATCCGCCAGGCCGAGCAGAAGCTGATTGCCGCCAACGCCAACATTGGCGTAGCGCGTGCGGCGTTCTTCCCGAGCATCGGGCTGACGTCCAACGTGGGTACGGCCAGCGGCGCGCTGCATGATCTGTTCAAGAGCGGAACAGGGTTTTGGTCGTTCGTGCCAAACCTGACGCTGCCGATCTTCAACTGGGGCACCAACATCTTCAACCTGGACTTGACCAAGACCAACCAGAAGATCGCGGTGGCCAACTACGAGAAGACGATCCAGACGGCCTTCCGTGAGGTGTCCGACGCCCTCGTGGCGCGCGGCACGCTGGAAGATCAGGTGGCCGCGCAGAAGCGCTTCCGCGATGCCACGGCCGATCGCCTGACGCTGTCTGACCAGCGCTATCGCAACGGCGTGTCGAGTTTCCTCGATGTGCTCGACGCGCAGCGCGATCTGTTCAGCGCCGACCAGACCCTGGTGCAGACGCGCCTGGCCCGCCTGACCAACGCCATCGATCTGTACACGGCACTGGGTGGCGGTCTGCAGGAGCACAGCACCACGGTGGCGGCGCAGCAGGCTCAGCCGACGGCTGCCCCCGGTGTTGCGCCCGCCACGCCGGATATGACGCCGCAGCAATCGAAGTAAGTTCGCGTCTGTTCGCTCGAAAGCCCGCCTTGTTCAGGCGGGCTTTTTTTCGCCTGTGCCCTTTGCGCTGGCACTGGATTCAAGAAAGCGAAGCAGCGCCGCTTCTTCGCGTCGCAGGCCCTTGCGTGCGCGGGTCGGGGGCAGTGCTTCTAGCTCGCCGGCCAGGAAGGCGTCCACCACGGCCGGATGTACATAGCACTTGCGGCAGACAGCCGGCGTGTTCCCCAGACGCTTGGCCACGGCAGCAATGGCTTCCACCACCTGCCGGCGCGCCTCGGTAACGTTCGCCGACGTGCGCCCGCGCAGCAGATCCAGCGCGAGCACGCTGCCGGCCCAGGTGCGGTAGTCCTTTGCCGTGAAATCTGCGCCCGTGATCTCTTGTAAGTACGCATTCACATCCGTGGAATCCACGACACGGCGCTCGCCAGCTTCGTCGATGTACTGGAACAACTCCTGGCCCGGCAGATCGACGCAGCGTCGGATGATGCGCGCCAGGCGCGGGTCCGATACCGACACGTCGTGCTCCACGCCGCTCTTGCCGCGAAACTGAAAACGTACCGTGTTGCCATGCACCTCCACGTGGCGATTGCGCAGCGTCGTGAGCCCATAGGAGCGGTTGTCGCGTGCATACGCAACATTACCTACACGCACGAGCGTCACGTCCAGCAGAAAGACCACCGTCGCCAGCATCTTCTCGCGCGATAGGCCCGGCGCCGCCAGGTGGGCGGTGATCGCCTCGCGCACGCGCGGCAGCGCCGCCCCGAAGGCCAGCAGCCGCCCGTACTTGTCG encodes:
- a CDS encoding efflux RND transporter periplasmic adaptor subunit, encoding MTNTRRYHQLAAAAFMVVALAACGNKQAQGPGGAGMPPTEVGVVTVQPHSVGLTSELPGRLEATRVAQVRARVAGIVLKRTYAEGSDVKAGQQLFQIDPAQYKASLDSAKAQLARSEATQTQAQLKAERYKPLVATNAISKQDYDDATAAAKQATADVAAARAAVETAKLNVGYASVTSPISGRAGLAQVTEGALVGQGEATLLTTVQQIDPIYLTFTQSSTEVLRLQQALKDGKLAKAGGDAAKVTLVTDDGRAYAQPGKLYFSDLTVDPATGTITLRAIVPNADRTLLPGMYVRARLEQAVDEQAITVPQQAVTRSPDGASVMVVDEKGMAAVRQVQADRSTGTEWIVSSGLKAGDKVIVDGLQKVHPGAPVKAVPWQPMSASQGKGPQGQGGQGGGAAPAPAASASAASTPAASAPAAKQ
- a CDS encoding DODA-type extradiol aromatic ring-opening family dioxygenase, with the translated sequence MLPVLYLSHGSPMLAADPGPVGKMLAALGQEMAALKPRAIVVVSPHWMTRRPAVTARAQQEAWHDFGGFPPQLYALEYAPPGAPDLAERIRTLIDGNIVPGLEEQASTVLDPRQPLDHGAWVPLMLMFPEAKIPVVQVSLMPGLSPACQMAMGRTLAPLRDEGVLIVGSGSFTHNLRALMRGPGMAQHGVPVEPWVTAFREWMIETMTDGIRSGDFTRFCDYRAQAPNAAHAHPTDEHLMPLYVALGAAMGQPGQATPGGVQAQHVVDTVTYGSLAMDSFRFDGAGANQPQLRAAA
- a CDS encoding D-2-hydroxyacid dehydrogenase family protein, with the translated sequence MKIAVLDDYQDAVRKLDCFSLMQDHEVKVFNNTVKGVGQLAARVADVEAIVLIRERTRVTRQLLDRLPKLKIISQTGRVSRDSGSHIDLDACTDKGVVVLEGKGSPVAPAELTWALVMAAQRRIPQYVASLKHGAWQQSGLKSTTMPPNFGIGRVLKGQTLGIFGYGKIGQLVAGYGRAFGMNVLVWGREGSQERARADGFAVAESKDALFEQSDVLSVHLRLNDETRGIVSVADLTRMKPTALFVNTSRAELVEENGLVTSLNRGRPGMAAIDVFETEPILQGHTLLRMENCICTPHIGYVERESYEMYFGFAFQNILDVLQGNVDSVVNPTALAPALIRA
- a CDS encoding TetR family transcriptional regulator, whose amino-acid sequence is MVRRTKEEALETRNRILDAAEDVFYARGVARTSLSDIAQAAGVTRGAIYWHFRNKTDVFAAMCERVKLPMETMCTPLGVEADDPLGELRTVGNFLLRQLVEDAHWRKVFEIMFNKCEFVEDTSPILKRQQESFEEGMTHLTSIIEQATRRGQLPADLDIPLAVAHFHATFNGIMGDYLFYPDASSLATKRERLLDACIDTLKYAPSLRLEPAAAAAAHTGASA
- a CDS encoding dihydrolipoyl dehydrogenase family protein; translation: MPANPAHAFDLIVIGAGSAGLAAARRSAQLGARTLLIDRAQVGGTCVNRGCVPKKLLGYGAAWSQTMARCLRAARAADAWADAIARTRAEVARLHEAHFAHLADAGVQWLSGTASLRGRGIVRLQTESGKTTLRARQIVLAAGARPTPLPTPGAELACTSDDVFDWDTPPASLIIAGGGVIAVEMASTLARFGVRVTVLTRDARVLPEFDATVAEAAAQSLAGCGVELIQNADVVRVERDAVNGGGVTVYASIEGSDAPRALRAQRVLSAIGRTPNIAGLGLDAAGVTLDAHGRIAVDRHFRTRARGVHAVGDICGASRLQLTPVAAAQGRYVAERLFGKGTKLPDMDTVPMAVFCDPAIASVGLTEADARTRWPELGKRGPDTDKRALADRIDVVVRRFVSLEQRFAGSGMESLIKLVCNARSGRVLGAHIVDNAAPEIIQALAVAVRVGVRLKHLQSTVGLHPTVAEELLSM
- a CDS encoding patatin-like phospholipase family protein; the encoded protein is MNTPVFDQMVFAGGGNRCWWQAGWWDVVQPELGLAPRVIAGISAGASTACMLHAWNSAELMDYYGEALRQNTRNAHWGNLLRGERVFPHYGMYRTALLTVFGEGRFARLAQAPEIRIGVAHIPRWLGARSAVAAGLIAYNIEKHVRKTLHPTLGRRLGFTPEIVRAQDCATPEDLADLLLQSASTPPFTPVLRRAGRPVLDGGMVDNVPVHALDATPGDALVLVTRLYPRPTYFRMDVPVAGGVQRRFYVQPSRKVPISSWDYTRPGAMRDAYALGRHDGETFLRELPRGFATAVAA